In Gossypium arboreum isolate Shixiya-1 chromosome 5, ASM2569848v2, whole genome shotgun sequence, a single genomic region encodes these proteins:
- the LOC108468941 gene encoding uncharacterized protein LOC108468941: protein MSKKASNCAICDNSNRASICAVCVNYRLNEYNSLLISLKSRRDFFYSKLTEVLAAKGKTDDQLNWKIRQNEKLTYLKEKLRLSKEQLAQGKAKIERASHDLKFNYGVLDSARAALEKNRVEQIKKYYPNLICTQSLGHMAITSERLHKQSVVIKQICKLFPQRRVNLEGGRKDGSSGQYDLICNARLPRGLDPHSVPSEELAASLGYMVQLLNLVVRNLAVPALHNSGFAGSCSRIWQRDSYWDACPSSRSNEYPLFIPRQNYCSASGDNSWTDRSSSNFGVASMESDKRFRLDSSGSSSFNCSSGSPHTAETHKELQKGISLLKKSVACITAYCYNSLCLDVPTEASTFEAFSKLLATLSSTKEVQSVFSVKMACSRSSKQVQQLNKSVWNVNSAMSSSTLLESAHTLPLTKNFSDSNLRSSAASFLFATEMSDTRKNENSIDEWDLVEHPTFPPPQSETEDVKHWTRAMFIDATKR from the exons ATGTCCAAAAAAGCCAGCAACTGCGCAATTTGCGACAATTCAAATCGCGCTTCCATTTGCGCAGTTTGTGTTAATTACAG ATTAAATGAATATAATTCTTTGTTAATATCGTTGAAAAGCCGTCGTGATTTTTTCTATTCAAAATTAACCGAAGTGCTTGCCGCAAAG GGGAAAACTGATGATCAGCTGAATTGGAAAATTCGTCAAAACGAGAAGCTAACTTACTTGAAAGAGAAGCTTCGTCTTAGTAAAGAACAATTAGCTCAAG GGAAAGCTAAGATTGAGAGGGCGTCTCATGACTTAAAGTTTAATTACGGAGTGCTTGATTCTGCTCGAGCTGCA TTGGAAAAGAATCGTGTGGAACAGATCAAAAAGTACTATCCGAACCTTATTTGCACGCAAAGCTTGGGCCAT ATGGCAATTACCTCGGAACGTCTTCATAAGCAGTCTGTGGTCATAAAACAGATATGCAAATTGTTTCCCCAACGTCGG GTAAATTTAGAGGGGGGAAGAAAAGATGGATCCAGTGGTCAGTATGATCTTATTTGCAATGCTCGCTTACCAAGAGGGCTTGATCCCCATTCTGTTCCATCAGAGGAGCTCGCTGCCTCGTTAGG ATACATGGTGCAACTTCTGAATCTTGTTGTTCGTAACTTGGCTGTTCCTGCACTTCATAACTCAGGTTTTGCG GGGTCTTGCTCACGAATATGGCAACGAGATTCTTATTGGGATGCATGCCCGTCTTCTCGAAG CAATGAGTATCCACTTTTTATACCTCGCCAAAATTATTGCTCTGCTAGTGGGGATAATTCATGGACAGATAGAAGCTCTAGTAATTTTGGTGTTGCTTCAATGGAATCTGATAAAAGATTCCGTCTGGATTCATCTGGAAGTAGTAGCTTCAATTGTTCTTCTGGTTCTCCCCACACTGCTGAAACACATAAGGAGTTGCAGAAAGGGATTTCTCTTCTGAAGAAAAGTGTGGCATGCATTACCGCTTACTGCTACAACTCACTCTGTTTAGATGTTCCTACTGAGGCATCTACTTTTGAAGCATTTTCTAAATTACTGGCCACGCTATCTTCAACCAAGGAAGTTCAATCTGTTTTTTCGGTGAAGATGGCTTGTTCAAG GTCAAGCAAGCAAGTCCAGCAACTTAACAAATCTGTATGGAATGTGAATTCTGCCATGTCATCGAGCACGTTACTGGAGAGTGCACACACGCTTCCTTTGACG AAAAACTTCTCTGATAGCAACCTTCGTAGTTCGGCTGCCAGTTTTCTTTTTGCTACTGAGATGTCTGATACTAGGAAGAATGAAAACTCAATTGATGAATGGGATCTTGTGGAGCATCCAACATTTCCCCCTCCACAATCAGAAACTGAGGATGTCAAGCATTGGACTCGAGCCATGTTTATTGATGCTACAAAGCGATGA
- the LOC108457603 gene encoding uncharacterized protein LOC108457603, translated as MERSEPALVPEWLRSTGTVTGGGNSAHHFTSSSSNSDVSSLLHHGRHRNSRNISDFHSPRSAFLDRTCSLNSGRSSGNVSAKHAYSSFSRSHRDKDRERDKERTSFGDHWDRYCSDPLESILTSRVEKLGGISTSRVEIDTLRRSHSMLYRKQIEPLPRRMVVDSRDNGNSNHNSSNGLHSGGTVGSSIPKAVFEKDFPSLGSEERLGVPEMVRVSSPGLSSASQSLPVGNSALIDGEGWTSALAEVPSVVGSSSTGALSASQAASISGSGASSISSSLNMAEALAQAPSRTRTPPMLSVNTQRREELAIKQSRQLIPVTPSMPKGSVLNSADKSKAKPAARISETNVAVKSGPQPQPLTHQGNQSPHGGHVKSDMPKTSGKLLVLKPGWENGVSSPTQKDIASSTTITNNRVTTSQHAVAPIKSAPARNSNSPKLSSGELKAASINPIAGFTVEKRPSLAQTQSRNDFFNLLKKASTNTSAGLSDPDPHISTSTTEKSEVTKEVDAASATAHADENGTAAASNGDTCSDDGEKNMSATAMVYPDEEEAAFLRSLGWEENTGEDEGLTEEEINAFYQEYMKLRPSLKVCRGMQPKLSQSFANNLDGASELSSSDSGSET; from the exons ATGGAAAGAAGTGAACCTGCATTAGTTCCAGAATGGCTGAGAAGTACTGGCACTGTTACTGGGGGTGGCAATTCAGCCCACCACTTTACTTCCTCTTCTTCTAACTCAG ATGTTTCTTCTTTGCTGCATCATGGGAGACATAGAAATTCTAGGAATATAAGTGATTTCCATTCCCCTCGTTCAGCATTTTTGGATCGGACTTGTTCGTTGAATTCAGGGAGGAGTTCTGGAAATGTTTCTGCAAAGCATGCTTACAGTAGCTTTAGTAGGAGTCACCGTGATAAGGATCGAGAAAGGGATAAAGAGAGGACAAGCTTTGGGGACCATTGGGACCGTTATTGTTCGGACCCTTTAGAAAGTATCTTGACCAGTAGGGTTGAGAAATTAGGAGGTATCTCGACCAGTAGGGTAGAGATAGATACATTGCGTCGTTCTCATTCTATGCTCTACAGGAAACAGATTGAGCCTTTGCCACGAAGGATGGTAGTGGACTCTAGAGATAATGGTAACAGTAACCATAACAGTAGCAATGGTCTGCATTCTGGGGGTACTGTCGGGAGTAGCATCCCCAAGGCTGTGTTTGAGAAAGATTTTCCTTCACTTGGAAGTGAAGAGAGGCTAGGGGTTCCTGAGATGGTTAGAGTTTCCTCTCCTGGTTTGAGCTCAGCTTCTCAGAGTTTGCCTGTTGGTAATTCAGCTTTGATTGATGGAGAAGGATGGACATCAGCTTTGGCAGAAGTGCCCAGTGTAGTTGGAAGTAGTAGCACAGGTGCCTTGTCTGCCTCACAAGCTGCTTCCATCTCAGGTTCTGGGGCTTCAAGCATCTCATCTAGTCTTAATATGGCTGAAGCATTAGCACAGGCTCCTTCACGAACCCGTACGCCTCCCATG ttATCTGTTAACACTCAAAGGCGTGAGGAACTGGCTATTAAGCAATCAAGGCAACTAATACCAGTGACGCCTTCTATGCCTAAGGGTTCT GTTCTAAATTCAGCAGATAAATCAAAAGCCAAACCTGCAGCCAGAATAAGTGAGACAAATGTAGCTGTCAAGAGTGGACCACAGCCACAGCCTTTGACTCATCAAGGTAATCAGTCTCCTCATGGTGGACATGTCAAGTCCGATATGCCAAAGACATCTGGGAAGCTTTTGGTTCTCAAACCAGGATGGGAGAATGGGGTCTCGTCTCCTACTCAAAAAGATATTGCTAGTTCAACAACAATCACAAACAACAGGGTTACTACTAGCCAACATGCTGTTGCTCCTATTAAATCTGCTCCTGCAAGAAACTCAAACAGCCCAAAGCTTTCTTCTGGGGAACTCAAGGCAGCTTCCATTAATCCAATAGCTGGGTTCACTGTGGAAAAGAGACCTTCTTTGGCTCAAACCCAGAGCCGAAATGATTTTTTTAATCTCCTGAAGAAGGCCTCAACAAACACTTCTGCTGGTCTTTCAGATCCGGATCCTCATATTTCAACTTCCACTACAGAGAAATCTGAAGTTACAAAGGAAGTAGACGCGGCTTCTGCAACTGCTCATGCTGATGAGAATGGTACTGCAGCTGCTAGCAATGGTGACACCTGTTCTGATGATGGGGAAAAGAACATGAGTGCTACTGCTATGGTTTATCCTGATGAGGAAGAGGCTGCATTCCTTCGTTCTCTTGGTTGGGAAGAAAATACTGGTGAGGATGAAGGGCTTACGGAAGAGGAGATTAATGCTTTTTATCAGGAG TACATGAAACTGAGGCCATCTCTGAAAGTTTGCCGTGGCATGCaaccaaagctatctcaatctttTGCAAATAATTTGGATGGAGCTTCTGAATTGAGTTCATCCGACTCAGGGTCTGAAACTTGA
- the LOC108453793 gene encoding uncharacterized protein LOC108453793, which translates to MAKVSKVHKSDSQHKRVPYPLPSHPKRAGKGSRKKRCSKASEKKDWEAAKCSVCLEFPHNAVLLLCSSYDKGCRPYMCATSKRFSNCLEQYKKAYTKVTSADSMDNSSLTSGVEQPTEKMEVPELLCPLCRGQVKGWTVVEPVRKYLNREKRSCMQDKCSFVGTYKELKKHVRTKHPLARPRAVDPVREEKWKKLENERERNDVISTIMSSTPGAMVLGDYVIDPGYHDIYADEYGSDDSFDDPFDDGFIHLDSSVRLRGRFLDYDLFDDDDFGMHHPFRPVSPVTRTWPARFLGSMGLRRIPRVRGRNGNQ; encoded by the coding sequence ATGGCAAAAGTTAGCAAAGTGCATAAGTCCGATTCTCAGCATAAAAGAGTGCCTTATCCATTGCCCTCTCATCCTAAGAGGGCTGGAAAAGGTTCCAGAAAGAAGAGATGTTCCAAAGCTTCGGAGAAGAAAGATTGGGAAGCTGCAAAATGTTCCGTTTGTCTGGAGTTCCCACACAATGCCGTTCTCCTTCTTTGTTCCTCTTACGATAAGGGTTGCCGCCCTTACATGTGTGCGACTAGCAAGCGGTTTTCCAATTGTCTTGAGCAATACAAGAAAGCCTACACTAAAGTAACATCAGCTGACTCAATGGATAATTCCAGTCTTACTTCAGGTGTGGAGCAGCCCACTGAAAAGATGGAAGTGCCAGAGCTTCTATGCCCGCTCTGCCGAGGACAAGTTAAGGGCTGGACAGTGGTAGAACCTGTACGGAAATATCTAAATCGGGAAAAAAGGTCATGTATGCAAGACAAGTGCTCGTTTGTTGGAACTTACAAAGAGCTTAAGAAACATGTTAGGACAAAGCACCCACTGGCACGACCTCGAGCAGTAGATCCTGTACGTGAAGAAAAATGGAAAAAGCTTGAAAACGAGAGAGAGCGAAATGATGTGATCAGTACAATTATGTCATCAACACCAGGAGCAATGGTGTTGGGTGATTATGTGATTGATCCGGGCTATCATGATATCTATGCGGATGAATATGGTTCAGATGATTCTTTTGATGACCCTTTCGATGATGGCTTTATCCATCTAGATTCATCCGTTCGCTTGCGTGGTAGATTCTTGGATTATGATCTATTTGATGATGATGACTTTGGGATGCACCATCCTTTCCGTCCTGTTTCCCCAGTAACCCGCACTTGGCCTGCTCGCTTTTTGGGGTCAATGGGACTAAGGCGAATCCCGAGGGTCCGAGGACGTAATGGAAACCAATAA